In Thunnus thynnus chromosome 20, fThuThy2.1, whole genome shotgun sequence, a single window of DNA contains:
- the prrt2 gene encoding trafficking regulator of GLUT4 1 isoform X2, producing MAVNMMPTPAIWPGEEQPSLLDQEGSLSSQAPVSVPCPDVRGEQLIHSGSPDSTRPPRSKSKGELVIVINEKLKNSNGIHPAPADTASPVISSPPRRQHSISYPHHSKTRKGSRASSIGYTAFSPRPSLSRHSSIATNPPLDRTKVKDYLLLSVLACFCPVWPINIVGFVYSIMSKNSLEQGNLDGAVRLGRVAKMLSMVSLVGGTVIIIACIVNLAINVKT from the exons ATGGCTGTGAACATGATGCCAACTCCCGCCATCTGGCCAGGGGAGGAACAACCGTCGCTGCTGGATCAGGAGGGCTCTCTGTCGAGCCAAGCCCCCGTCTCCGTGCCGTGCCCGGATGTCAGAGGTGAACAGCTCATCCACAGCGGCAGCCCGGACAGCACGAGACCCCCCCGCAGCAAATCCAAAGGAGAGCTAGTCATAGTCATCAACGAGAAACTGAAGAACA GTAACGGGATCCACCCGGCGCCCGCGGACACCGCCTCTCCGgtcatctcctctcctccgaGAAGACAACACTCCATCTCCTACCCCCATCACAGCAAGACCAGGAAGGGAAGCAGGGCGAGCTCCATCGGCTACACCGCCTTTTCGCCCAGGCCGTCGCTCTCTCGTCACTCCAGCATCGCCACCAACCCACCCTTGGACCGGACCAAGGTTAAAGACTACCTCCTCCTGTCCGTGCTGGCCTGCTTCTGCCCTGTCTGGCCTATCAACATTGTGGGATTTGTCTACTCAATCATG TCCAAGAACAGTCTCGAGCAGGGAAACCTGGATGGCGCAGTGCGTCTGGGACGTGTGGCTAAGATGCTCTCCATGGTGTCACTAGTAGGAGGGACGGTCATTATCATCGCCTGCATTGTCAACCTGGCCA taaATGTGAAAACCTGA
- the prrt2 gene encoding trafficking regulator of GLUT4 1 isoform X1, translating to MAVNMMPTPAIWPGEEQPSLLDQEGSLSSQAPVSVPCPDVRGEQLIHSGSPDSTRPPRSKSKGELVIVINEKLKNSNGIHPAPADTASPVISSPPRRQHSISYPHHSKTRKGSRASSIGYTAFSPRPSLSRHSSIATNPPLDRTKVKDYLLLSVLACFCPVWPINIVGFVYSIMSKNSLEQGNLDGAVRLGRVAKMLSMVSLVGGTVIIIACIVNLASECPKSDL from the exons ATGGCTGTGAACATGATGCCAACTCCCGCCATCTGGCCAGGGGAGGAACAACCGTCGCTGCTGGATCAGGAGGGCTCTCTGTCGAGCCAAGCCCCCGTCTCCGTGCCGTGCCCGGATGTCAGAGGTGAACAGCTCATCCACAGCGGCAGCCCGGACAGCACGAGACCCCCCCGCAGCAAATCCAAAGGAGAGCTAGTCATAGTCATCAACGAGAAACTGAAGAACA GTAACGGGATCCACCCGGCGCCCGCGGACACCGCCTCTCCGgtcatctcctctcctccgaGAAGACAACACTCCATCTCCTACCCCCATCACAGCAAGACCAGGAAGGGAAGCAGGGCGAGCTCCATCGGCTACACCGCCTTTTCGCCCAGGCCGTCGCTCTCTCGTCACTCCAGCATCGCCACCAACCCACCCTTGGACCGGACCAAGGTTAAAGACTACCTCCTCCTGTCCGTGCTGGCCTGCTTCTGCCCTGTCTGGCCTATCAACATTGTGGGATTTGTCTACTCAATCATG TCCAAGAACAGTCTCGAGCAGGGAAACCTGGATGGCGCAGTGCGTCTGGGACGTGTGGCTAAGATGCTCTCCATGGTGTCACTAGTAGGAGGGACGGTCATTATCATCGCCTGCATTGTCAACCTGGCCAGTGAGTGTCCCAAATCTGACCTATAA